TCTAACAGGGCTCTGGTCTCTCCCCCAGGGCCCGGGGGTGTAACAGGGCTCTGGTCTCTCCCCCAGGGCCCGGGGGTGTATGTGCTGGCTCTAACAGggctctggtctctccctccaGGCCCGGTGGTGTATGTGCTGGCTCTAACAGGGCTCTGGTCTCTCCCCCAGGGCCCGGGGGTGTATGTGCTGGCTCTAACAGggctctggtctctccctccaGGCCCGGTGGTGTATGTGCTGGCTCTAACAGGGCTCTGGTCTCTCCCCCAGGGCCCGGGGGTGTATGTGCTGGCTCTAACAGggctctggtctctccctccaGGCCCGGTGGTGTATGTGCTGGCTCTAACAGGGCTCTGGTCTCTCCCCCAGGGCCCGGGGGTGTATGTGCTGGCTCTAACAGggctctggtctctccctccaGGCCCGGTGGTGTATGTGCTGGACCTGGCCGACCGGCTCATCTCCAAGGCGGGGCCCTTTGCGGCAGCGGGCATCATGGTGGGCTCCATCTACTGGACGGCCGTCACCTACGGGGCCGTGACCGTCATGCAGGTGGGTCCTCACGGGGCCAGGGGAACGTACACGGCACGCCCTGGACCAGCACGCAACACGCCCTGGACCAGCACGCAACACGCCCTGGACCAGCACGCAACACGCCCTGGACCAGCACGCAACAATGGATTAATGCACCTTCAACTCTAACGGCCAAAGGCCATATCTTTGTATTTAAAAATGGATGTACTGCATGGTTCCTAAAGAGGATTTTCTTAAGTATATACATGCTACTGCCTCTTAATCCTCGGTAGCTTTTAATTTCCAGATCCCATTCGTGTTCCTTTCTGTTGTTGATCTGCTCCTCACGCGCGCACCGTCTTTATTTGTTCTTAAAACGGAATATGATTTTTCATTCGGGATGCGTCCGCCCCCAGCAGGAATGAAACTGCTGCATCATTGTTGTCTATTCAGCAGCCATTTAGTGTTGGCTCCTTCCTGGCGCAGAGGAGAGCGCACTGAAGAGGCCCCAAAGCATTAGCGTTGGGTCTGAGGGCCATTGTTTTGACCAATATTGAGATTGCGATTTAATGtgcaatttatttttatttattaagttccttatgttctgtttTATTCACTAAAGAAAGCTGTCTGTCCCTAACCCTCTGGGGTCCCAGGTGGGGGGTCCCTAACCCTCTGGGGTCCCAGGTGGGGGGTCCCTAACCCTCTGGGGTCCCAGGTGGGGCCCCTAACCCTCTGGGGGTCCCAGGTGGGGTCCCTAACCCTCTGGGGTCCCAGGTGGGGCCCCTAACCCTCTGGGGGTCCCAGGTGGGGCCCCTAACCCTCTGGGGGTCCCAGGTGGGGCCCCTAACCCTCTGGGGGTCCCCGGTGGGGTCCCTAACCCTCTGGGGGTCCCAGGTGGGGCCCCTAACCCTCTGGGGGTCCCAGGTGGGGCCCCTAACCCTCTGGGGGTCCCAGGTGGGCCCCCTAACCCTCTGGGGGTCCCAGGTGGGGCCCCTAACCCTCTGGGGGTCCCAGGTGGGGCCCCTAACCCTCTGGGGGTCCCCGGTGGGGGCCCTCACCGTGTAGTGCTCTCTGTCCCTAACCCCCTCCCCGGTGGTCCCAGGTGGTGGGCCATAAGGAGGGTCTGGACGTGATGGAGCGCGCGGACCCCCTGTTCCTGCTCATCGGCCTGCCCACCATCCCCGTCATGCTGATCCTGGGGAAGATGGTCCGCTGGGAGGAGTACGTGCTGCGGCTCTGGAGGAAGTACTCCACCAAGCTGCAGATCCTCAACAGCATCTTCCCAGGTGGGGGCGCATGGCTGACTCTCCTCTACTACCGTTCTGCTTCTGCCGGGTTCTCCGGCCCTCGTGGTTCACGCCGCTCCAGGGTCGCGCTCTGAAAGGCCTCTGGCGAAGACGAGGCATGGGTATCGTTAGGAGCTGAGCCATCAGTATCCaccgtaaccccccccccccccccctgcagggctGGGTCCCCTCAGTATCCaccgtaacccccccccccccccctgcagggctGGGTCCCCTCAGTATCCaccgtaaccccccccccccccccgtgcaggGCTGGCTCCCCTCAGTATCCACCGTaacccccctgtctccctgcaGGGCTGGGCTGCCCGGTACCCCGTATCCCGGCGGAGGCCAACCCGCTGGCGGACCACGTGTCCGCCACACGCATCCTGTGTGGCGCGCTGGTGTTCCCCACCATCGCCACCATCGTGGGGAAGCTCATGTTCAGCAGCGTCAACTCCAACCTCCAGAGGACCATCCTGGTcagtcactgcacacacacacacaaacacacacacatccacacacgcgaacacacacacatctgcacacgcgaacacacacacatctgcacacgagaacacacacacacatctgcacacacgcacacccatccACTCTGCCtcagaccccccaggacccctgCCCTTCGTTTGGGACCACACACGGCGCTCCCCTTCTCGCGGGGGCCGGTCACTGGCGCGGCGGGGCTCGTGTGACGGCGGCTGAACCCTCTGTCGCCCCACAGCCGGCTCTCTGAGCAGGGGGCGGCCGTAGCCCCGCCTGCGTTCTTAAACAGCGCCACTCCTGTGGAACGGCGGAGTCGCTGTGTCGGAAACCAAACAGGCGGCGTGGAGATGAAAGTCGACCCTCGATGGATGGAGCGACGTCTCCAACACCCAACGTGCTCCGAGTTGTGCTCGGGTCTGTCCGTTAACCCTCCCCATGTCTCTGGTTCTCCCCAGGGAGGCATCGCCTTCGTGGCCATCAAAGGGGCCTTCAAGGTGTACTTCAAGCAGCAGCAGTACCTCAGGCAGGCCCACCGCAAGATCCTCAACTTCCCAGAGCCGGAGGAAGCCTAACGGGtccgtggtgggggggagggggagtgtgaAGGACAGACAGAAGAGCAGAAGCCAGTGACCGGTAGGGATGGGGATCCAAACCCGGTTCTATCAAGGACCCGGTTGCacttttttcaaaacccgaaaatCCTTAACGCTTATCGATACCACCATCGAGTCCCGtcgttcatttattattatttttgtcccGTAGGTCCTGTAACGTAATGTTGTGTCTCTCGAGTCGCGTCACGGCATTTGaatcaaatcaatccaatcactGCAGCGTGTCCACCGATGTTTTTGAAGGTAATTGTAAGCAAACGGGTACTACAAGTAAAACTAGTGAAGTCTGGCAGTTAACTTTGCTCGCAAGGATGGCTGAACGGGCGAAAAGGGCGAAAATAATTTATTGTAAAGGGAgggaacacaacctcaatggccaagcacattagcattgtgcatcaaataaaggccAAATGCAGTACCTTCGACTGTCTCTGAGTTCAAAAGattgtctcctccttctcctgtcgcaccacagacgggcccgtctcaatcatccactcaaagtaCCGGCGGTAATCGCACACAGACATTGTCGCTATAgccccgtcagttaaaaatagtaatccaattgTGAAATCGGTGTTGTAGTCGGCACCATACaagtttcagatgtgctgcgtgatgatgtgttgaggttggctcagtaaaTCGACTGTTGGgttatcatgatgcgttcaaatgtaaTGTAGAGAAATGGTAAATCGAgtttttggtgagaaacatgagtaatactgtattactcatgtttctgtatcactaatacagttgtatagtgctctaatcattttagtatatataattaaaactactgatgtcaatatttattaagaattacatatttaatttaaaatacaatttatttactaaatattttcctcatcactaaaaACGCGTCGTATTTCCACCGATTAATAGGAAAGTATCGATAAAGACTCGGATCGTTAAGGAGTATGGAAAATGGtatcgatatcaataaatatgaATGATCCCTAGTGACTGGGCCCTCCCAACCTCCTTCTATCACCCCTCATCTCTAGACACAGACCACACCTCCTCCCTGATGTCatcgtgctgctgctgcaaccGACATTCAACGCTAGGATGATCACCGAACCCACCGCCATCGCACTTGTGTTTTTAATGACTGTTTGACGCGACCGCGAGCTGGGGACGGAG
This genomic window from Gadus macrocephalus chromosome 15, ASM3116895v1 contains:
- the marchf5 gene encoding E3 ubiquitin-protein ligase MARCH5, whose translation is MAEQSAVVMQQNLDRSCWVCFATDEDDRAAEWVRPCRCRGSTKWVHQSCLQRWVDEKQRGNSTARVACPQCNAEYLIVFPKLGPVVYVLDLADRLISKAGPFAAAGIMVGSIYWTAVTYGAVTVMQVVGHKEGLDVMERADPLFLLIGLPTIPVMLILGKMVRWEEYVLRLWRKYSTKLQILNSIFPGLGCPVPRIPAEANPLADHVSATRILCGALVFPTIATIVGKLMFSSVNSNLQRTILGGIAFVAIKGAFKVYFKQQQYLRQAHRKILNFPEPEEA